CATTGCCGATATCGAGGGCAGGCTTGGCGCGGACGATTCCGAATCCAAGTTAGTGGCGACGCTTAGCAACATCGCTATGCATATGTCCGGTTACATTAAGGACTTGAATGGTGAGTTCAGCCAATATCCAGCACGATTGGATATGCACAATCTGACTGTAGTAATAGATCGTCCGGGTAGGCCGGTCTACATGAACAAATCCGGGGGAGGAGCCAGCCATCTCGCTTACCATTTGGCGGCGCTTTTATCCCTGCATCGCTTCGCCGCGGAGTATGGTCAACCTATTCCAAGATTCATGGTGATTGATCAGCCGACCCAGGTCTATTTCCCGTCCGAGAGTGCATACCGGGCTGCTGGCGGGTCCGTTGAGCAGACCGAGCAGCAGCAGGACGCTGATCTCAATGCGGTTAGACGGCTTTTTGAATTGCTTGCGCGCTTCACCACCAAGGACGTGCCTGGATTTCAACTGATCGTAACCGAACACGCCAATCTTCGCGATGATTGGTTCCAGGCGGCCCTAGTTGAGGATCCGTGGACCAAGCCGCCGGCGCTAGTGCCGGATGACTGGCCAGAGATGCCTTTGAACTAGGCGTGTTCTGACCCAGCGCTATTGCGATGGATCTTTGCGCTCACGGCGCAGCGCTTCGCATGGTCCGCGAAATGTCAGCTGTCGGGGTGCAGCGGGAGACCGTTGAACGTCTTTGAGCGCGAAGCTGACCCCCCCCGCCTTTTGGGGCAATTTTGCACCCCGAAGTACATCCTGTTCGACCGCCTGTAGGAGTTCGTTGAAGGAAAGCGCGAATTTCTCTGCACCTTTTTCCATTGAGCGTGTTTTGGCATGAAGTGTCCACTTTGGAGGTGGACACCACGTGATTGAGGACGATGAACAGAAACTGCTGGTGAGGCGAATTTTGCGTAACGGCCGCCGGCGGTACGACGCGGCGTCAAAAGAGCGGCTCGTTGCGGCCTGCCTTGAGCCTGGCGTGTCGGTATCGGGACTTGCGCTTGAACATGGGATCAATGCCAACCTTCTTAGGAAGTGGATAAAGACGACCAAAGACGCCGTTGCTTTGCCGCCACCTGCGCCGTCGGCGTTCATTCCAGTTCAAGTCAGCGCCGCGGAGTACAGCCTGCCTATGCAGGGCAATTCGGTAGAGAGGCCTGCCACGCGTGGTGAAGAGCGGCTGTCGAAGTCGTCGCCACTCCCAGCCAAGGTGAGCGCGTCTTTGCCGAACGGCGTGAAGTTGACGCTGGAATGCGGTGATGTGGATGCATTGACGGCGATCATCGGAGCACTGGGTCATGTTCAGACTGGGCGCTGACCTGACAGTCTACCTGCATCGCGAACCGATCGACTTCCGCGCCGGCATCAACAGCCTTGCGGTCCTGGTTCAGGAGGTGATGGAGCTCGACCCGTTTGCGCCTGCGGTCTTTGCCTTTTGCAATCGCCGTCGCGACCGGATGAAACTCTTGTTCTTTGACCGGTCCGGCTTCGTGCTGGTTCTAAAGCGGCTGACCGAGGACAAGTTCCGGTGGCCGCGCCGGGAGACGGCGGTGGTTACGCTGACGACCGAGCAGCTCCATTGGATTCTCGACGGCATCGACATCGACGCAATGGTGCGCCATCCGGTGCGGCAATATCAGGTTGCGGGCTGACGGCTCCCGAATTGTGCGGTTGACGCGTCGGTGCGGTTCAGATTCAAAACTACGATGAATCGACCTGGCGAACCGACTGTTGAGGAGTTGATGGCGCGCATTGCTGCGCTGCAGGCGCAGAACCGCCAGCTCGCAGAACGCGTGGCCAAGCTCGAGGAAGAGTTGGCGCTAGCGCGGCTGCATCGTTTTGCGCCGAAGAGCGAAAAGCACGTTGATCGCCTCTTCAATGAAGCCGAACAGATTGCCGATGAAGACGACGCCGGCAGCGAAGATGGCAATGTCGTCGACCTGCCGGACACCGGCTTTCCGTCCACCGAAAAGCCGGAGGGAAAGAAGCGTGGCCGCAAGCCTCTGCCGGAACACCTGCCGCGCGAGCGCGTCGAGTATGACCTTGCCGACGGTCAGAAGGCCTGTCCTTGCTGCCGCCACCAGATGCATCGCATGGGTGAGGCCGTCACCGAGCAGCTCCATATCGAGGTGAAGGCGAAGGTCCTGCAGAATGTGCGGTTCAAGTATGCATGCCGCCATTGCGACCGGACCGGCATCAATACGCCTGTTGTCATTGCCCCGATGCCCGCGCAGCCCTTGCCGGGCAGCATCGCCACGGCCTCGACGCTGGCCTTTGCGCTCGTCCACAAATATGTCGATGGCACGCCGCTCTACCGTCTGGCCCAGGCCTTCGAGCGTGCCGGCGTTCCCGTCAGCCGCGGCGCTCTGGGCCATTGGGTGATCGGATCGAGCGAGAGGCATCTCTCCCGCATCTATGATGCCCTGAAGCTACGGCTTCGGTCACAACCGCTCATCCATGGTGACGAGACGACGGTCCAGGTCCTGAAGGAAAAGGACAGGGAAGCCACCAGCACATCCTTCATGTGGGCGTATCGGAGTGGAGAGGACAGCGACGAACCGATCGTGCTGCTCGACTATCAGCCCGGCCGCGGCCAGATCTATCCGCAGGCCTTCCTCGGTGATTACCGCGGCATCCTGATGAGCGATGGCTATACCGCCTGGCGCACGCTGGCAGGAGCGACCCATCTGGGGTGCATGGCCCATTCCAGACGTCGCTTCGTCGATGCACTGAAGACCAGAAAGAAAGGCGGCGGCCCGCCGGAGCAGGCGCTGAAGTTCTTCGAAAAGCTCTACCGGATTGAAAGCCAGACGCGCAACGAAAAGCCGGACAAGGGCGAAACGCGACATCAATGCATCCGCCGTTTCCGCCAGCAACACAGCGTCCCCATCATGAACGCTCTCAAGGCATGGCTCGACGACATAGCCCCGAAGGTCCTGCCCGACAGCAAGATCGGCGACGCCGTGTCCTACACCCTGAACCAGTGGGAGTACCTGACGCGCTACACCGAAGACGGCAGGATGCCGATCGACAACAACCTGCTTGAGCGCGACATCAGGATTTTTGCCACTGGAAGAAAGAGTTGGCTGTTCAGCGACACTGTGGACGGAGCCAGGGCCAGTGCCGTCGTCTACAGCCTCATGCTGACATGCCGAGCATGCGGCATCGAGCCCTTGGCCTATTTGCGCCACGTCCTCACGGAATTGCCGCAGCGCGCGGACAATGCCGACATCACCGATCTCTTGCCATTCAACTTCGCCAAAACCGCCGCTACTTGATCCGATGCAACTGGCCGACAACGACCCCGGTCAAACGGGCCGCGTCAACGCGCATGGAAATGAGCGCTTACCGTTGAAGGGCATGGCCCGGCCGAACAGGTAACCCTGGCCTTCGGGGCAGCCGAGACGACGAAGCGTCGCGGCCTGCTCTCCGCTCTCAATTCCCTCGGCGACGAGTTTGAGGCCAAAGCCCAGACCCAGGCTGACGATTGCCTTGACGATGGCTGCGTCGCCGGCGCGGGTCGCCATTCGGTCAACAAAGACGCGGTCGATCTTCAGACGCGTATGGCGACTGGAACGGTAAAGTGGTTCAACGCGACCAAGAGCTTTGGCTTCATTCAGCCCGACGGTGGTGGACAGGATGTTTTGTCATATTTCTGCTCTCGAGCGCGCTGGCGTGTCGACGCTCGTGGACGGCCAGAAGGTCAACTATAGGATAGAACAAGATCGGCGGACCGGCAACCTGAGCAAGGCTGGCTGAACCAGCCATGTGATTTAGGCAAGCGCATCAGGCACGCAAGCTTCAAGCTTCAGTGCACCAAGCGGATAGGTCTGGTGGCCTACCGGCGCGTCGTTGAAGTGTCATCTTTGCTAACCCATATGCGCGGTGCGTCGGATGTTTCATCCCATTCGTCTGGCGCGTTCCCCTCTGGAGGTTTTGACCTTCATACCTGGCCGGACCCTTGGTTCGGCCTTTTTCTTGCGCGCGAGAAACTGGAAAACTGGGGCGACGAAGTCCGGCCACTGATTGGCCATCCCGCTACCAAGATCGTCCAATATCGCGTTGCCGGTTCACCGGTGAACTGAGAACCATGGTCAGAGCTGTCAAGCCAACGGCTTATCTTCGCCAGCCCGGCAGGCGAAGACTTGTACATGGCCGCTTTCTCGGCCTGCCGGTCTCTCCGGTCATGCAGGCTTGTCGAAGACCATGGGCAATCCACGTTTAGACGCCATCTCGACGACCAGTTTTTCGATTGCTAGATCGGAAAGGCGGGTCTGCAGTGTCGTACGAATCCGCTTGACCAGTTCGTGCACCGGCAAAGGTGCGAGATCCTCGGCATCGTCGAGAAGCCGACTGACTTCAATCACAACGTCAGCATCGATGTCGCCCGGCAAATCTCGCATATCCCATCTCCGATCGCGTTACTTACGGTCTTCCTGACCAATGTCGCTTAAGATGAACGTCGGGTTGTTTCCCGCGATGGCAGGACTCGATGCTCTGTTGCCGGCTGAACAAATCCCGGTATCGCGGTGCTGACTTGAAGCTCAACTTTTCACAGCCACTTTCGAAGCCATTGAGGCTACTATCAATTTGGACCTCAGTCGCTGCGTAGGATGTTTGCTTCCAACGCCGCTGCGACGAAGGCCCGTCTCGCAACCGGCGTTTGAGCTTCACCGCGCAGAACCTGAAGACATGCATCCATAGCCAGTTTTCGCTTCGTCGTCTGATGGGGGAAACTGCGCAGCAGGATCGCGGCTGCGTCGTTCACGTCGAATATGACGCGCTCACGCTCCTGCCGGCCAACTTGCACCACCACGGGCCGGACGAACCTGCTCGACATGCAATTACACTTTCAATTCAGACCATGACACGGACTTCGCGTATCATGACGTTGGGTCAGTTTATACAGGTATTGGCTAGGCACCGAAGAGAAACAATCTCGAGAGAAGTTGCCTGTCCAATTTCAGCAGGCCGCTACCTCAACCCGGATTGCCTCGGTCTTCTCGCGCAAGGAGCACAGCGGAATTCTGTAGCGTCCGGAAGGTGCAGCGGCGCTTGGTCCTAGGCTCGGGCTTTCCAGAAGGCCGGGCCTTCTTTCCTGGTTGCAAGCCTTGAAGAGGCCGCTGCCGCAATGGCGACGCTTCTAGGGGCGCGGGGTGCCGGGAGAGAAAAAGGGCGGGCGGGTTGCGGTGACGGGTAAAGGTTCGGGAGAGAGTCTTCCGGCGCCCGCCCAGGAGCGACACCCATGACCCAGATGGAAATTCACACGCCAAAGCGCAACGAGCGTGGCGGTTACAAGGTTGACGTCAGCCGCGGCCAGCGCATCGGCCGCGTCTCGTCAGAATGGTTCAACCGGCCGGCGGACGAGCGATACCTGTCGCTCACCGACCTCCGGAATTCGGTGAAGAGCCGATCGGAGCCCAGCAAGACCCGCATCGTCGAAAGTGAGCTGATCCGCGTCGAGGCCAGCCGCGACGATCCGGAGCGCCTGAGACTAATGCTGCCCGATGCGCGTGCGCCTGTCGCCCCCACGCATTGGAGTTTTGGCCAACTCGCCAGCCTGGTCGGCGCGCCGGCCACTTATCTGCGCCAGCTTCCGGCCCCGCTCGCGGCAATCAACCTTCAGCACGGTCTCCTCAACCACCGCGCCGAGCAGGTGAAGACGCTGGAAATTGAGAACGGACGCCTCGAGCTGCGGGCGGTAACAGGCCCTGACTATGGCAGAATATATGACTCAGAGCTGGTGGACGCCGTGCAAAAGGTCGCCGGCAACGGTACAGGAGACACGCGCTGGAAGGTCCCCGGAGTGCTCGACTGGTCGACAGGGATCTACAATCCGCACGTCGACATCTCCAGCGATACCACCACGCTCTACGCGTCTGATCGCGATATCTTTGTCTTCCTCGTCGACGATCTGAACCCGATCGAGGCCGGGCGGCTGCCGAATGGGGAACCGGATCTCTATTTCCGCGGCTTCTACTGCTGGAATTCCGAAGTCGGAGCTCGCACCCTCGGGATCGCCAGCTTCTATCTGCGCGCGGTTTGTCAGAATCGCAATCTGTGGGGGGTCGAAGATTTCGAGGAAATCACCATCCGCCATTCAAAATACGCGGCCTCCCGTTTCGCCCTCGAAGCCGAACCAGCCCTGATCCAGTTTGCCGATTCCTCCCCCATGCCGTTCGTCAACGGCATCAAGACCGCGCGGCAACGGATCGTTGCCAGAGACGACGAAGAGCGCCTGAGCTTCCTGCGCAAGCGGGGCTTCTCCAAGTCCGAGACCACTAAGATCATCGATACTGTGCTGCTTGAGGAAGGCCGGCCGCCAGAATCGATTTTCGATTTCGTGCAGGGCATCACGCGGGTCGCGCGGGACAAGTCGCATCAGGATGTCCGCCTGGAAATGGAGGGCAAGGCCAAGAAGCTTCTCGATTTCGCCGCCTGATCCTTTGCGGAGCCCAGCGGCGAAAACTCTCGTCGCCGGCCTCGCCTCCGCGCAGTCTCCATCAATCCCCAGCGCCGTCCTCCGAAGCAAGAGGACGGCGCTTTTTTCGTGGGAGAACCGTGACGCCAACATGCTGCAGGCCCCTCGGGCGGCTCGGTCGCGTCGAGATCCGCGAGCCGGGGTCAGGTCGGCGTGAGGCCTGGAGGCGGAGGGGGAGGGGAGGGTTCTGACGGGCTTGGAGGTTCGGGGAGAGGCCCCGGGCCGCCCGTCATGGAGAACCTGACCATGGCAAAGAACGCCATTCAGAAGATCGCGATGAACGCTGCGGAGAATATTCCCTATGACAGGCTGATGCTGTCGCAGAAGAATGTTCGGCGCATCAAGGACGGGGTGTCGATCGAGCAGCTGGCCGAAGACATCGGACGGCGAAAGCTGATCCAGAGCCTGAACGTACGTCCCGTGCTCGACGGCGAGGGCGAGGAGACCGGCACGTTCGAGGTGCCCGCCGGCGGCCGGCGTTATCTCGCGCTCGGCATCCTCATCAAGCAAAAGCGCCTGGCGAAGAACGAGCCGATCCCCTGCATCGTCAACCGCGGGCAGGAGACCTCGGCCGAGGAGGATTCGCTTGCCGAAAACCTGCGGCGCGCCGACCTGCACCCGCTCGATCAGTTTCGGGCCTTCAAGACGCTCAGCGATCAGGGCCTCGATCCGGAGGAGATCGGCGCCCGCTTCTTCGTATCGCCGGCGACGGTGAGGCAGCGCCTGCGGCTGGCCTCGGTGTCACCGAAACTTCTCGATCTCTACGAGAAGGACGAAATCCGGCTCGAACAGATCATGGCGTTTTCGATCTCCGACGATCACGCGCGCCAGGAACAGGTCTGGGAGCGGATTGCCAGCTCGCACACGCAGGAACCATACTACATCAGGCGCCTGCTGACGGAGACGACGGTGCGGGCCGATGATCGCCGTGCCGTCTATGTCGGTGCCGAAGCCTATGAAGCGGCTGGAGGCGTCGTCCTTCGCGACCTGTTCGAGCAGGATTCCGGCGGCTGGTTCCAGGATGCCGCGCTCCTCGAGCAGCTTGTCTTCGACAGGCTGAAGGTGGATGCCGAGGCGATCCGCGCCGAAGGCTGGAAATGGGTCGAGGCGGCGATCAGCTTTCCCTATGGCCACACCTCCGGCATGCGGCGCATCTACGCCGAGGCGCAGGAGCTCAGCGCCGAGGAGATCGAACGCTACGAGGCGCTGAAGGCCGAATACGACAAGCTGGATGCGGACTATGCCGAGGCAGAGGAGACCGACGAGGCAATCGAGGCGAAGCTTGACCAACTGGGTGCCGAGCTCGATGCGATCGATGATCGTCCTCAAAGCTACGATCCCGGCCAGAAGACCATTGCCGGGGTGTTCGTTATGCTTGCCGCGAACGGTAAGCCCCAGGTCGACGCCGGTTTCGTTCGGTCCGAGGACGAGCCGCGGCCCGAAACCAGCGACGTCGATGAGGGCGAGGAAGGGGGCACCGAGGGCCAAACCCGATCCAATGGCGACGACGACGGCGATGGCGTTGTCGTCAACGGCCAGCCGGTGAACGACGCCTCTGGCGACGACGGCGAGGACGATGGCATCAAGCCCCTCCCTGATCGGCTCGTCTTCGACCTGACGGCGCAGCGCACGCTGGCGCTACGCAACGCGCTCGCCGGCGACGTCGATATCGCCATCATCGCCGCACTCCATGCCTTCGTCCTGCAGGTCTTCTATCGCTTCGCGCCGAACACGTGCCTGGAGATCTGCATGAAGAGCGGCAGCTTCAGCCAGGTTGACGGTCTTGCCGAGACCTCCTGGGCCAAGGAGATCGCCGAGCGGCACGAAGCCTGGGACCGCGATTTGCCCGATGAGGCGGAAGGCCTGTGGGACTTCCTTCTCGGCCTCGATGAAGCAAGCCGCAAGGCGCTTTTCGCGCACTGCGTCTCGCTGACCCTCAATGCGGTGGTCGAACCCTGGAACAGGCGAGCGAAGGCGCTCGAGCATGTAGACGTGCTTGGCCGCTCGCTCCAGTTCGACATGGTCGACGCCGGCTGGACGCCCACGGTCGAGTTCCTCGGGAGGCTCACCAAGGCGCGGATTCTACAGGCTGTCCGTGAAGCGCGTGGCGCAGACTCCGCGCAGCTGATCGACCACATGAAGAAGGACATCATGGCCCGTGAAGCTGCCCGTCTTCTCGAAGGCTCGAACTGGCTGCCAGAGCCGCTGCGCGTTGAGGTCGATGAAGTGTCTGCCGATGCTGGCGACGCGGCCGCCAGCGAGATGTCGGACGAGGCGGCTCTCGACGGCGATGCCGCCGAGCTGCCGGCCTTCCTCGCCGACGATGCGGATCCGTCCTCCAATAAGCCGGTGACCATAGACAGCGACGAGGCCGACCACCTTCAGGCCGCCGAATAGCCGGCCTCACGCTCGCACCGGGCCCGGCACTCCCGCCGGGCCCAATCCAGTTCCAACTCACCCTCAAGCCCGGGATCGCCACAGCGCGCCCGGGGAGTTTTTGTTTCATGGAGATCGACATGTTCGACTGGAAAAGATCCTGCTCCTACGACGAGCAGCAGAAGAGACGTTTCCACACCACAGCCCGTTCACGGCTGAAGAAACTCGCCGCCGAACTCGCGCTGCCGCAGGGAAGCTTCGACCTGCGCTCCAACAGGGCGGGCATCGCCGTTTGCGGTGAAATTACCCTGCACCACGACGACGCCTACATCCAGGTCGGCCAGTTCGGTTTGTCCTCAGGTCACGGTATCCTGATCCGCACCTGCAAGGGCCGTAAAGACTACATCGGCGGGGCCAACCACTTCGTCGCACTCGGCATGCTCGACGATATCCCGGCGCTCGCCGCCGCCGTCCGTGCCATCACCGGGGTTGGTCGAGACGCTTCGTGTTCCTCCGAGCGACGCGCCGCCTAAACTCCTGCAAACCCCATCATCGCCAGTGCACGTGCCGGCCGCAGGCTCGGCCCGTCGCCAGCCACAACACAGCAAGCAGTTGCCATGGCGCGGCGATGCCGCGCGTGGCCGACTTGCCTTGAGGAGAACCTCATGACCGCACATCCACCCTTCAGGAAGGTGCTCGACGGCGTCGCCACCCGCGAGCAGATGTTCCAACTGTTCAGCCGCCACAAAGACACTCCCGGCATCGATCCCAATTCCGGCACTCCCTATTCAGGCGAGTGGTTTGAGATCACCGCGTCCGAATACCACTTCATGCTAGATTTGTTGCCGCCGCTCTTCATGCGCACCGGCATGTTGGGAATGTCGGAGTATAAGGCGGGCAACGTGACCAGCGTATTCTTCGCGATCCGGATCCGGGGCCGCGAGCGCTGGTTTCATGGCTTCTGCGATCTCACGGATCGGCAGTCGCCAGACAAGATGCGCGCCGCCACCATCGCCCACGAGACCGGCGCGAGCGACAGCATGACCCGCGCGGAAAAGCTCGAGGCGATCTGGAACATAACCCCTGTCGAGCTCAGGGGGACCGCCCGCAATGCAGACCCCGAGACCGGGTGGGCCGAACATAGCGGCAAACGCACGATTCTCGTTAACGCCGGAAGGCATGATGCTGCCTTCAGGCTGCTCGATGATCTGTCGGATCTCGAGATCGACGAATTCCTGTCCAGAGTGCGATTGCGTCGGAGCTGACAAAGGAAGGCGACGATGGGCATCTATAAGAAACGCGCTTCGGCGGCGAAAGTCTCCATCACGGTGACCGACTTTCGCTCAATGGATGCACCCGCGTCCATCCTCAGCTGTTAAGACCTTCGAGACCGCATGGCCAACTGCCCCGAGGATACAAGCATCCGGTCCTCAGCAAAACTTGGGGTCAGTGCCTGCCACGCGGGAGGTATCCGGCATTGCGTAAAGCGCCGATGAACAGGCTGGCCGGGCCGGCGATACTCGTCCTGGCCTGCGCTGCGAGCGGCAGCGTGTTCCAGTCCTCCAACGGAGCGATAAAGCTGGAGAAAGTGCCATTGACCATGCAATGGCTGGTCAACAAGCCCTGCTTATCCAGCACCAGAACCCCTGTCTGATTACTTGGATACCGGATGGCGGCGACGCGCTGAAGTTCCATGTCGCCATCGATGCGCAAATTGAAAAGCACAACGCCCAGGCTTCTGTGGGCGACTTCCGCGACTTTTTCCGCGAAAGGAACAGAAAGCGCACGAACGCTGTCGACCGCCATCCCGAAAACAAGCGCGTCCAGCTCATCCGCCGCCATGAGAAGATTAGTTCCCAAGAATATAAGGATTGCAATCGGTCCAGCCGGATTGTGCACAGTCATCGCACTCGGCCGGCTAGACGCCTGAGCATCGCGTGTATGAGGCAGCGCTCTCTCGGTAGGCATGTTTGCCCCCGTTCATTGAGCCGATTGCCCTAGGCCCATGACACACCGCTTGCTCGTTGCGGGGCTTCTCCGATAAAGCACGGCGAAAGCGATATGATACGTCGGGTACTCGCTAACCCAAACTGCGACTTGGCTTGCAAGTCATGCTCACATCAAGGAACAGACTATGAAGCGCCAGATCCGGCCATTCATCGTGGAACTGAAACAGAGGCGCGGTAAGCAGAAGCCAAGCCATTCGATCTGGGGCGATCTCGACCTCCCCAAGATTGCCACGGAGATGACGCAGCCGGGCTATGCTGCTCCGCTCCCAAATTCGGAGGTCATTGACTTCAGTATAAGACCCCTTGATGCTGAAGAAGGGGATAAACCACAAGCGGAGTATATGATGGCCGATTTTCAGGACGCCCAGACTGTTCAGACGACAGTAGCCCCAGCCAAAGTGGAAGTGCCTGAATCCAAGAAGAAAGTTCCGCGAGCAAAGAAAGCGAAGGCAGAGCTCGTAAAGCCGGTCCGCAAGAACGGAGCGAAACCTGCGCCCCCGGCCGCGGAAGCGCCGGTGGCAGCGAAGACCGTCCGCAAGACATATTCCGAGAAGGAACGCTCCCAGAAGCTTGCCCAGATCGAGAAATCGATCGCTGCCGGCGCGACCAGCAAGATTGCGGTCGGCCAGGCCGGCATATCGGAGCAGACCTACTATTATTGGAAGAGGGCTGCCGCACCTTCCTCTGACAGCGGCGATCTCCGTGATCTTGTCGCGCTCGAAGAAGAAAACAAACGTCTCAAGAACCTGCTTGCCGACCGTCTGCGCAAGGAAAATGCCGAGCTCAAGAAGAAGCTCGGCCTGACCTAGGGCATACTGAGGCGCGTTGGAAATTCCGCCCGACGCTAAAAGGGGTAGCGGCGGCATATCGCCTTCGCCGACCCGCCACACCCAGGAGCCGATCTCCGGTCGCGCGGCGATCATTTCGTCGAGCGACGCTTCGTAGTTTTCGTCCGCTCCGGCCGGAACGACAAAGAGCGCTATCGGGTCGTCCCTGTTCTGAAGCAATGCATTGGCGATCGGCTGGTCGGGTTGCAGGTCAAAGCGCAATCCCTTCACGCTCTTCTCGCGAAGGCGGGCGAGCCCATCGACGAGCCTTTTCTCCGGGACCGTCTCGTAAGGAATCCAGTTCTCGGAGACCACCATCAACGCAATCTCCTCGACAATGGCGAGGCCGGCCGGGTTCAGTCCGAAGGTCGCGATCACCATCAGATGTGAGTTCGGATCCGCTGCCCACAGCGACAATTCTCTCTCGAAACGTGCCTGCAAACGGCGGTGCAATGCATCGTCGATCATGAAGGGAAAACCGGGCAAATGCCTGATGACGAGTTTCTGACCGGAGCGGGCGGGCACGATCTCCTTCACCTCGCCGACCAGGACGAGCAACTTTCGGGGGCCGGATTTCGGCGGGAGCGCCGTGCCGAGAACCGCGTTGCGACGCTGCTCAATGGCTTGCTTGTTCTCGGCCCGAAACGGCTCGGGCACGAACAGGATATCGGCGAGTGGTCCGCCCCTCACTGTCATTTGCCCGGCTGCCTCGAGCAGATGCCAACGGACATTCCACCAATGCCGTTTGCCGGCCCACCTCGATGTCCAGACAGTCAATTCAGCCTCGTGCCAGAGATAATGAAGCAGGCCACG
This region of Mesorhizobium huakuii genomic DNA includes:
- the tnpB gene encoding IS66 family insertion sequence element accessory protein TnpB (TnpB, as the term is used for proteins encoded by IS66 family insertion elements, is considered an accessory protein, since TnpC, encoded by a neighboring gene, is a DDE family transposase.); amino-acid sequence: MFRLGADLTVYLHREPIDFRAGINSLAVLVQEVMELDPFAPAVFAFCNRRRDRMKLLFFDRSGFVLVLKRLTEDKFRWPRRETAVVTLTTEQLHWILDGIDIDAMVRHPVRQYQVAG
- a CDS encoding EAL domain-containing protein, which produces MATRAGDAAIVKAIVSLGLGFGLKLVAEGIESGEQAATLRRLGCPEGQGYLFGRAMPFNGKRSFPCALTRPV
- a CDS encoding transposase; translation: MADFQDAQTVQTTVAPAKVEVPESKKKVPRAKKAKAELVKPVRKNGAKPAPPAAEAPVAAKTVRKTYSEKERSQKLAQIEKSIAAGATSKIAVGQAGISEQTYYYWKRAAAPSSDSGDLRDLVALEEENKRLKNLLADRLRKENAELKKKLGLT
- a CDS encoding DUF1419 domain-containing protein, whose product is MTAHPPFRKVLDGVATREQMFQLFSRHKDTPGIDPNSGTPYSGEWFEITASEYHFMLDLLPPLFMRTGMLGMSEYKAGNVTSVFFAIRIRGRERWFHGFCDLTDRQSPDKMRAATIAHETGASDSMTRAEKLEAIWNITPVELRGTARNADPETGWAEHSGKRTILVNAGRHDAAFRLLDDLSDLEIDEFLSRVRLRRS
- a CDS encoding DUF982 domain-containing protein; translation: MSSRFVRPVVVQVGRQERERVIFDVNDAAAILLRSFPHQTTKRKLAMDACLQVLRGEAQTPVARRAFVAAALEANILRSD
- the tnpC gene encoding IS66 family transposase — its product is MNRPGEPTVEELMARIAALQAQNRQLAERVAKLEEELALARLHRFAPKSEKHVDRLFNEAEQIADEDDAGSEDGNVVDLPDTGFPSTEKPEGKKRGRKPLPEHLPRERVEYDLADGQKACPCCRHQMHRMGEAVTEQLHIEVKAKVLQNVRFKYACRHCDRTGINTPVVIAPMPAQPLPGSIATASTLAFALVHKYVDGTPLYRLAQAFERAGVPVSRGALGHWVIGSSERHLSRIYDALKLRLRSQPLIHGDETTVQVLKEKDREATSTSFMWAYRSGEDSDEPIVLLDYQPGRGQIYPQAFLGDYRGILMSDGYTAWRTLAGATHLGCMAHSRRRFVDALKTRKKGGGPPEQALKFFEKLYRIESQTRNEKPDKGETRHQCIRRFRQQHSVPIMNALKAWLDDIAPKVLPDSKIGDAVSYTLNQWEYLTRYTEDGRMPIDNNLLERDIRIFATGRKSWLFSDTVDGARASAVVYSLMLTCRACGIEPLAYLRHVLTELPQRADNADITDLLPFNFAKTAAT
- the tnpA gene encoding IS66-like element accessory protein TnpA, giving the protein MEDDEQKLLVRRILRNGRRRYDAASKERLVAACLEPGVSVSGLALEHGINANLLRKWIKTTKDAVALPPPAPSAFIPVQVSAAEYSLPMQGNSVERPATRGEERLSKSSPLPAKVSASLPNGVKLTLECGDVDALTAIIGALGHVQTGR
- a CDS encoding ParB/RepB/Spo0J family partition protein, whose protein sequence is MAKNAIQKIAMNAAENIPYDRLMLSQKNVRRIKDGVSIEQLAEDIGRRKLIQSLNVRPVLDGEGEETGTFEVPAGGRRYLALGILIKQKRLAKNEPIPCIVNRGQETSAEEDSLAENLRRADLHPLDQFRAFKTLSDQGLDPEEIGARFFVSPATVRQRLRLASVSPKLLDLYEKDEIRLEQIMAFSISDDHARQEQVWERIASSHTQEPYYIRRLLTETTVRADDRRAVYVGAEAYEAAGGVVLRDLFEQDSGGWFQDAALLEQLVFDRLKVDAEAIRAEGWKWVEAAISFPYGHTSGMRRIYAEAQELSAEEIERYEALKAEYDKLDADYAEAEETDEAIEAKLDQLGAELDAIDDRPQSYDPGQKTIAGVFVMLAANGKPQVDAGFVRSEDEPRPETSDVDEGEEGGTEGQTRSNGDDDGDGVVVNGQPVNDASGDDGEDDGIKPLPDRLVFDLTAQRTLALRNALAGDVDIAIIAALHAFVLQVFYRFAPNTCLEICMKSGSFSQVDGLAETSWAKEIAERHEAWDRDLPDEAEGLWDFLLGLDEASRKALFAHCVSLTLNAVVEPWNRRAKALEHVDVLGRSLQFDMVDAGWTPTVEFLGRLTKARILQAVREARGADSAQLIDHMKKDIMAREAARLLEGSNWLPEPLRVEVDEVSADAGDAAASEMSDEAALDGDAAELPAFLADDADPSSNKPVTIDSDEADHLQAAE
- a CDS encoding DUF932 domain-containing protein — translated: MTQMEIHTPKRNERGGYKVDVSRGQRIGRVSSEWFNRPADERYLSLTDLRNSVKSRSEPSKTRIVESELIRVEASRDDPERLRLMLPDARAPVAPTHWSFGQLASLVGAPATYLRQLPAPLAAINLQHGLLNHRAEQVKTLEIENGRLELRAVTGPDYGRIYDSELVDAVQKVAGNGTGDTRWKVPGVLDWSTGIYNPHVDISSDTTTLYASDRDIFVFLVDDLNPIEAGRLPNGEPDLYFRGFYCWNSEVGARTLGIASFYLRAVCQNRNLWGVEDFEEITIRHSKYAASRFALEAEPALIQFADSSPMPFVNGIKTARQRIVARDDEERLSFLRKRGFSKSETTKIIDTVLLEEGRPPESIFDFVQGITRVARDKSHQDVRLEMEGKAKKLLDFAA